A segment of the Cheilinus undulatus linkage group 24, ASM1832078v1, whole genome shotgun sequence genome:
TTAGCCTGTGCATACTCTGAAGTAATAATGTGACTTCAGTTCTGACCTGATATCTGCACTGACCGgagtccacttgtttggtccgcaccagagttcgtatgagctttcacaccactctaAACGAACCGGAGTATCCAGGAAATGGACCAGAGCTTGTtcaaagtggaccaaacagctctggtgtgaatgcatcCTAAACCACACCAgtctgcttggtggaaacggaCCATTAAAGTGCTGCCCCCTATTCTTCAGTATTGGCCAACAACCTCGATCCACTGTTAATAACAACAGACCAGAAGTACATGGAGTGCCAACCATACACATTTAAAGGAGATGAGACTTGAACAACCTTGTGAGATGGCTCTTCTTGCCAAAATTAATTTCATGTGTGAGGCATGAACAGGAAGTGACCAAAGTTTGAAGAGTCAAATACATCAGTTTGCTCGTATTCACTTCAGTTTCACAGAAGAAAAAACCCAGttccattttcaaacatttttcatacTTTGGTCTAAATATTTTCCCATTAACATGACTCTTTGTTctactcagaaaaaaaaagcattcagGAACTTACAAAACTACTTTCTAAGTATCCTTAActtgacattttacacactaGCAATTAATTAAAACCTCAAaagacatttaagagtaaaaaaacacaccaacagcTTTTTTGTCAGTGCTGAGACAGCCTCATCTCTGCTTCCTCTGACAGGAACTGATTGTTTTCTCTGTCAAAAGTGACACAGTAATTATTTATTATAAGAAAGCATGAAGTGGAGTGTTCAAGCTTGAAATTTAAACCCTTTCAGGCGACCTTATCTGCACTGTTGGCTTAGATCCTTTATGGATCCATAAATACACAGAATCCTTATATTAAGTAGGGAGAATCCTCCAATCTCAGGAGGGAATTTATTAGCACTTCAGAATATTACTCTCACTTTTAAGTCTTCTTGTACTCCTTGTAAAGTCCTCCATCAGGATTTTAAAGTGATACTTTTCTACTAGATGTCTTAACATACCTAATTTTTCCAGCTGCTCGCCCATTTCAGGTCATTTTTAAACAGACTAACCATCTAGAGATGAAGTTTTGTTTTCTAGCTGCTGCTATTTTAAGCTTGTACTTGAAGAGAAACTCTTCTTTCCTAATGTGTTTGTGCCTTGTGCAGGGTTTTATCACTCACTGCAAAGCTGTCACTTATCAGCGTCCCTTAtatgcagcacacatattcatTGGTACAACTCCATCTGTATGCACTGCtgctctttcatttttattcctcGATAAAGTTGCATCCATTCTCCAACACATTAGAGcacactgctggctgtgtcgtAGTCCTTGCTGATGTGGGACGTGCTGGGCAGCGATTTGAGGTACTCCATGTGCCTCCTGGCGTCCTCCTGGTTGTGTTTAATGTAATAAATGATGTAAGCAGTTACCATGGAGAACCAGCCGAACATGGCTACAAACATGGCCACGTCTGTCGTCTTGTGGTGGAAGTTGCAAAAGTTGATCCCAGAGTCCAGGACCTGTATGACCGACTGTCCGACGTACTCCTCCTGCACCGCCGTGTAGCAAATGACCTCGTTCACCGTCTCAGGGTCGAGCCTCAGCTCCCTCAGCACCTCCTGCAAAGAGCACTCGCAGTGCCAGGGGTTGTGCGACAAGCGGACTCGAGCATGGAGCTTGGCGAAGGTGTCCTTCGGGAGGCCGGTGAGGTGGTTGTTTGAAAGATCCAAGGTCCGCAGACTTTCTGAAATTCCTTGAAAGGCTCCGACCTCCACGTTCTCGATGGCGTTTTGAGATAAGTCCAGCTCCCTGAGGCGGTGGAGGTCAGCGAAGGCCTCCCTTGTGATGTGTCTGATCCGGTTAGATGAAAGCAAGAGGATGACAGTGTCCTTGGGCAAGTTCGTCGGGATGCTCTCCAAGTTCCGAGAGGTGCACTGCACCACCACGCCGTTCCTGTCCGTGCAATGACAGACCTTTGGGCAAGCACAGGCAGTCATAATCATGGACAGAAGCCACAGTGTTCCCACGGAGAAAGGAGAACCAAAGGAGGGCGGTTGTATGGATGACCTGCACCTTGGAGAGGCACCCATTAGCGGGCAAATCAGCCCTGCGTTAAAGCAACGCAAGGGAATGCATTGGAGGTCAGGTTTTGGGACATACAGAACAATCTGGGAAGTCTAGTTTGACAGAGTGAAGAGGCTTATTAGATAGCAAATGACTGCTCAT
Coding sequences within it:
- the LOC121506482 gene encoding leucine-rich repeat-containing protein 3-like, whose amino-acid sequence is MGASPRCRSSIQPPSFGSPFSVGTLWLLSMIMTACACPKVCHCTDRNGVVVQCTSRNLESIPTNLPKDTVILLLSSNRIRHITREAFADLHRLRELDLSQNAIENVEVGAFQGISESLRTLDLSNNHLTGLPKDTFAKLHARVRLSHNPWHCECSLQEVLRELRLDPETVNEVICYTAVQEEYVGQSVIQVLDSGINFCNFHHKTTDVAMFVAMFGWFSMVTAYIIYYIKHNQEDARRHMEYLKSLPSTSHISKDYDTASSVL